From bacterium, a single genomic window includes:
- a CDS encoding class I SAM-dependent methyltransferase translates to MSIEISSNEMAEQVPCNLCGSREQKVIIEPATDREDEPSPLSASGGIRGSQRIVKCRDCELVYVSPRPNADSIVDSYATTPDELYVSQFETRLNTFRRTIKFLHRFNKPPGRLLDIGTAAGTFLKAAEESGWEAVGIEPSTWMAQWGRDNLGVNIKTGTLKEANFPDNTFDAVTMWDVLEHVPDPRSELEETWRILKPDGILLVNFPDFGDPLARLAGRHWWFLLSVHIFYFTKKTLHRMLRTAGFQTVTDRPYIQVLEFGHLMKMVGLYNQTVSRAGVKLLNILRMSRIPVPYYASQTLTIARKEKMDG, encoded by the coding sequence TTGTCTATCGAGATAAGCAGCAATGAAATGGCGGAACAGGTTCCATGTAACCTGTGCGGTTCACGGGAGCAGAAAGTTATAATAGAACCTGCCACAGACAGGGAAGACGAGCCCTCTCCCCTGTCAGCATCCGGAGGAATACGTGGCTCCCAGCGTATAGTAAAATGCCGCGACTGCGAACTTGTCTATGTATCACCGAGACCGAACGCGGACAGCATTGTGGATTCGTATGCGACGACACCGGATGAACTTTACGTTTCCCAGTTCGAGACCCGCCTGAACACATTTCGCAGAACCATAAAGTTCCTCCACCGTTTCAACAAACCACCAGGCCGCCTGCTGGATATCGGTACTGCCGCCGGGACATTTCTCAAGGCAGCTGAGGAATCGGGCTGGGAGGCTGTCGGTATTGAACCGTCAACCTGGATGGCTCAGTGGGGGAGGGACAACCTGGGTGTGAATATAAAGACCGGAACCTTAAAAGAGGCCAATTTCCCGGACAACACCTTTGACGCAGTCACCATGTGGGACGTACTGGAACACGTTCCGGATCCCAGATCAGAACTGGAAGAAACCTGGCGCATCCTGAAACCAGACGGCATTTTGCTTGTAAACTTTCCTGATTTTGGAGATCCGCTGGCCCGTCTGGCAGGGCGTCACTGGTGGTTTCTTCTCAGCGTACACATTTTCTACTTCACTAAAAAGACACTCCATCGGATGCTGCGGACAGCAGGATTTCAGACTGTTACGGACCGGCCCTATATCCAGGTCCTTGAATTCGGTCATCTCATGAAAATGGTCGGCCTTTATAATCAAACCGTTTCCAGGGCCGGCGTCAAACTTCTGAATATCCTGCGAATGAGCAGGATCCCGGTCCCCTATTATGCGTCCCAGACACTTACTATCGCCAGGAAGGAAAAGATGGATGGCTAA